The Buteo buteo chromosome 23, bButBut1.hap1.1, whole genome shotgun sequence genome includes a window with the following:
- the RHEX gene encoding regulator of hemoglobinization and erythroid cell expansion protein: protein MGHTGSSSPRDPRHVHSGPAASLRPLPRPPALRWASRRPPRRLAGRMSACEWWVLAVISAVTLILYALLLLTLYIMLSRKIASHSCSKQASRSPAAQPRQPPTSSAGGEGVQRPTYLESSDTSSETSDDSDSSPSSPQGPRAEEKLNYTSLVFPGKGCGPGSTSDYENMKTGADYVNVDPKKRKADFWTCSSPVASKSIEYTEVKL, encoded by the exons GGCCAGCTGCCTCTCTCCGTCCCCTCCCAAGACCTCCAGCGCTTCGCTGGGCGTCACGCCGACCGCCGAGACGCCTCGCGGGGAGGATGAGCGCTTGCGAGTG gtGGGTGCTTGCTGTCATCTCAGCTGTCACCTTGATCCTATACGCTCTCCTCTTGCTGACACTTTACATCATGCTCAGCAGGAAAATAG CCAGCCACTCCTGCAGCAAGCAGGCGAGCCGCAGCCCGGCAGCACAGCCCCGGCAGCCTCCGACCTCTTCAGCGGGAGGGGAAGGGGTACAAAGACCGACCTACCTGG AGAGCAGCGACACATCTTCAGAGACCTCGGATGACTCGGACAGCAGCCCTTCCAGCCCGCAG GGCCCTCGCGCAGAAGAAAAGCTCAATTACACCTCCCTGGTTTTCCCGGGGAAAGGCTGCGGGCCAGGCTCCACCAGCGACTACGAGAACATGAAGACAGGGGCGGACTACGTCAACGTGGACccaaagaagaggaaagcagatttctggacctgctccagccCCGTGGCATCCAAGTCCATCGAGTACACCGAGGTGAAGCTGTGA
- the FAM72A gene encoding protein FAM72A gives MSTSSCTFEDRCVAVLCCRFCQQVLSSRGMKAVLLADTEIDLYSTDIPPSGTVDFIGSCYFTEICKCKLKNIACLKCGNIVGYHVISPCKPCLLSCNNGHFWMFHSQAVFGINRLDSSGVNVLLWGNLPDLEESTDEDMSCISEEEYIR, from the exons atgTCAACCAGCAGCTGCACCTTCGAGGACCGGTGCGTGGCCGTGCTGTGCTGCCGCTTCTGCCAGCAGGTGCTGAGCTCGCGGGGGATGAAGGCCGTGCTGCTGGCGGACACCGAGATCGACCTCTACTCCACCGACATCCCGCCCTCGGG TACTGTTGATTTCATTGGAAGTTGCTATTTTACTGAAATCTGCAAATGCAAACTGAAGAACATCGCATGTTTAAAGTG TGGTAACATTGTCGGTTATCATGTGATTTCTCCCTGCAAACCTTGCCTGCTGTCCTGTAATAATGGCCACTTCTGGATGTTTCATAGCCAAGCAGTCTTTGGCATCAACAGACTAGACTCTTCTG GTGTGAATGTATTGCTCTGGGGCAACTTGCcagatttggaagaaagcaCAGATGAAGATATGTCCTGCATCTCTGAGGAGGAGTATATCAGATAA
- the AVPR1B gene encoding vasopressin V1b receptor yields the protein MEPGWGWNSTHRSRSGHSQELLSPQTLAGDPNLTLLHTRDEELAKAEIGVLATILAVATVGNVGVLLAMYRLRKKMSRMHLFILHLGLTDLGVALFQVLPQMIWEVTYRFLGPDPLCRAVKYLQVLSMFASTYMLIMMTLDRYMAVCHPLHTLQQPSRQAYVMIGATWLLSCLLSLPQIFIFSLREVRQGSGVLDCWADFRYPWGARAYITWTTLCIFILPVSILTVCYSLICYEICKNLKGKTQSGAPSSGGPAAAAPPAPCSSEKSGQCPSGQPSRVSSVRTISRAKIRTVKMTFVIVVAYVACWAPFFSMQMWSVWDEDAPDDESTNVAFTITMLLASLSSCCNPWIYMFFSGHLLQDAARCLSCWGGPRPGLRRQASTGSLCSRKTTILSHSHHTSPASLPLHGGSAKDFCPPCEEGVTESGML from the exons ATGGAGCCAGGATGGGGCTGGAACAGCACTCATCGCAGCCGGTCTGGGcacagccaggagctgctgagccCCCAGACCCTGGCAGGGGACCCCAACCTGACCCTTTTGCACACCCGGGATGAGGAGCTGGCCAAGGCAGAGATCGGGGTGCTGGCCACCATCCTGGCCGTAGCGACCGTAGGCAACGTGGGGGTGCTGCTGGCGATGTACCGCCTGAGGAAGAAGATGAGCCGGATGCATCTCTTCATCCTGCACCTGGGGCTGACCGACCTGGGCGTTGCGCTCTTCCAGGTGCTGCCGCAGATGATCTGGGAGGTGACGTACCGTTTCCTGGGCCCGGACCCTCTCTGCAGGGCGGTCAAGTACCTGCAGGTGCTGAGCATGTTCGCCTCCACCTACATGCTCATCATGATGACGCTGGACCGCTACATGGCCGTGTGCCACCCGCTGCacaccctgcagcagcccagccGCCAGGCCTATGTGATGATCGGGGCTACGTGGCTGCTCAGCTGCTTGCTCAGCCTGCCCCAGATCTTCATCTTCTCCCTGCGGGAGGTGCGCCAGGGCTCGGGGGTGCTGGACTGCTGGGCAGACTTCAGGTACCCATGGGGAGCCCGAGCCTACATCACCTGGACCACACTGTGCATCTTCATCCTGCCCGTCAGCATCCTCACCGTCTGCTACAGCCTCATCTGCTACGAGATCTGCAAGAACCTCAAGGGCAAGACCCAGAGCGGTGCCCCCAGCTCGGGGGGGCCCGCAGCGGCTGCCCCTCCTGCTCCATGCTCCTCTGAGAAGAGTGGGCAATGCCCCAGCGGGCAGCCCTCACGGGTAAGCAGCGTGCGGACCATCTCCCGTGCCAAGATCCGCACAGTGAAGATGACCTTTGTCATTGTGGTGGCCTACGTCGCCTGCTGGGCACCGTTTTTTAGCATGCAGATGTGGTCGGTGTGGGACGAGGATGCTCCTGATGATG AGTCCACCAACGTGGCTTTCACCATCACCATGCTGCTGGCCagcctcagcagctgctgcaacCCCTGGATTTACATGTTCTTCAGCGGGCACCTGCTCCAGGACGCAGCACGCTGCCTGTCCTGCTGGGGCGGCCCCCGGCCCGGGCTGCGGAGACAAGCGTCCACCGGGAgcctctgcagcaggaaaaccaCTATCCTGAGCCACAGCCACCACACCAGCCCCGCCAGCCTCCCCCTGCACGGGGGCAGCGCCAAGGACTTCTGCCCACCCTGCGAGGAGGGGGTGACCGAGTCGGGCATGCTCTAG